A stretch of the Teretinema zuelzerae genome encodes the following:
- a CDS encoding MFS transporter: protein MKETTIAASGVRKRAERLPFRLKIVYALGQLGWSLGSYGAANFLNQYYLPFSENGAALYPKMIHQGYVIGVLTVIGLSLWFGRVFDAVTDPLIAVFSDRSKSRLGRRRSFMAVAAAPFALFAVLCFVPLFGSGADANTAANGVWLFVCITLLYWFMTMYVTPFFAWMSELGHDPDERLQLSTMISITWAVGAMLGAQAPVFQGMFQFSGKSAQTSFQLTMVAFGVVSFVLMILPVIFINEKRYCESVPSDEGFFTSLKTVISDKNFFIFTLSDFAYWISLYFINNGLMYYVTVLLGLPKETYSFLFIVMFLVSFLFYVPVNIIARRVGRRRLLIIAFCLFGLLFAFSSLFGIMPLPPMVQALIASLLAAIPLAVFGILPNAMISDMAEAWAIETGQHKAGVFFGFRTFMSKMGQSIGAVILPSLVMLGASASNGEVVGVFGVRLTTICALGFCVAGVLLLLRYDEKKVQDTLSRRT from the coding sequence ATGAAAGAAACGACAATCGCCGCCTCCGGCGTCCGCAAAAGAGCCGAACGGCTTCCCTTCCGCCTGAAGATCGTCTACGCCCTCGGCCAGCTCGGCTGGTCCCTCGGCAGCTACGGCGCCGCGAATTTTCTCAACCAGTACTATCTGCCCTTCAGCGAAAACGGCGCCGCCCTCTACCCCAAAATGATCCATCAGGGCTACGTAATCGGCGTGCTCACCGTCATCGGCCTCTCCCTCTGGTTCGGCCGCGTGTTCGACGCCGTCACAGACCCGCTCATCGCCGTCTTCTCCGATCGCTCGAAGTCCCGCCTCGGCCGCCGCCGATCCTTCATGGCAGTCGCCGCCGCTCCCTTCGCCCTTTTCGCCGTCCTCTGCTTCGTGCCCCTCTTCGGCAGCGGCGCGGATGCGAACACCGCTGCGAACGGCGTGTGGCTGTTCGTCTGCATCACGCTGCTGTATTGGTTCATGACCATGTACGTCACGCCATTCTTCGCCTGGATGAGCGAACTCGGCCACGACCCGGACGAGCGCCTTCAGCTCTCTACCATGATTTCCATCACCTGGGCGGTGGGCGCCATGCTCGGAGCCCAGGCTCCCGTCTTTCAGGGAATGTTCCAGTTTTCCGGAAAAAGCGCCCAAACTTCGTTCCAGCTCACCATGGTGGCCTTCGGCGTCGTCTCCTTCGTCCTCATGATCCTGCCGGTGATTTTTATAAACGAAAAACGCTACTGCGAATCGGTCCCCAGCGACGAAGGCTTTTTCACGTCTCTTAAAACCGTCATCTCCGACAAAAACTTTTTCATCTTCACGCTTTCCGACTTCGCCTACTGGATAAGCCTGTACTTCATCAACAACGGCCTCATGTACTACGTCACCGTCCTGCTCGGTTTGCCGAAGGAAACCTACTCCTTCCTCTTCATCGTCATGTTCCTCGTGAGCTTCCTCTTTTATGTGCCGGTCAACATCATCGCCCGCAGGGTCGGCCGCCGACGCCTTCTCATCATCGCCTTTTGCCTCTTCGGCCTGCTCTTCGCCTTTTCATCCCTCTTCGGCATCATGCCGCTTCCCCCCATGGTCCAGGCTCTCATCGCCTCGCTTCTCGCCGCCATACCCCTGGCCGTCTTCGGCATTCTCCCGAACGCGATGATCTCCGACATGGCCGAAGCCTGGGCGATAGAAACCGGCCAGCACAAGGCAGGCGTCTTTTTCGGCTTCCGCACCTTCATGTCGAAAATGGGCCAATCCATCGGCGCGGTGATTCTCCCCTCCCTGGTCATGCTCGGGGCCTCCGCCTCGAACGGAGAAGTCGTCGGGGTCTTCGGCGTCAGGCTCACCACAATCTGCGCCCTCGGCTTCTGCGTCGCCGG
- a CDS encoding DUF6937 domain-containing protein, with translation MSETRDRSRTIFGNRIGEATCRKAVKQKNAFLKKFGDDRSNGFCLSSEEIPELAALGIRNLKVEPRGTHAAGSSSPAAFEFPAGEKPMVIGNIRMGFGHYRIAIAMASAARSMGFTPYLFDLHSFKETTGGKIIGKLNALYSFGSRLSQKSALFNRFYWEPLNSEGFRKLAYNACDQKTAELMATPCSLLPRDIPFIATHVWPSQAAVHAGISRVVNAVPDNWPMALHLSEGAIHAVQTPSAWFGYKTLNGMCGKSILAPMPEGSLVHTGHYIDHELVSNLKADTAARIDRLSSGKPLRILLAVGGAGAQGDFYASLLRCLVPLAKQEKVALFINVGDHKSVLEGLFRDVPELHGAYLHDGDWDDAAAYAREALDGPARGMHVFHNREIFSAVYITNLLMRASDILVTKPSELAFYPVPKLHIRRVGGHEAWGAVRSAEVGDGTIECPTPEQAVQMLSVLLEHPEALSLMNASILNANKAGVYSGAYRCVALAAGIEYKGDSQ, from the coding sequence ATGTCGGAAACAAGAGACCGGTCGCGCACCATTTTCGGAAACAGGATAGGTGAAGCTACCTGCCGCAAGGCGGTGAAACAGAAAAACGCATTTCTCAAAAAATTCGGGGACGACCGATCGAACGGCTTCTGTCTTTCGTCGGAGGAAATCCCTGAACTCGCCGCGCTCGGGATTCGCAACCTCAAGGTCGAGCCGCGCGGAACACACGCCGCCGGGTCTTCTTCGCCCGCCGCCTTCGAATTCCCGGCGGGCGAAAAGCCTATGGTAATCGGAAACATCCGCATGGGCTTCGGCCACTACCGCATCGCCATAGCGATGGCGAGCGCCGCCCGTTCGATGGGCTTTACTCCCTACCTCTTCGATCTTCATTCGTTCAAGGAAACCACCGGCGGTAAAATAATCGGCAAGCTCAACGCCCTGTATTCCTTCGGATCCCGGCTCTCCCAGAAATCCGCGCTTTTTAACCGCTTCTATTGGGAGCCCCTCAACTCGGAAGGCTTCCGCAAGCTTGCCTACAATGCCTGCGACCAGAAAACCGCCGAGCTCATGGCAACCCCCTGTTCGCTGTTGCCGCGCGATATCCCCTTCATCGCGACCCATGTATGGCCGTCCCAGGCCGCCGTCCACGCCGGAATCTCCCGCGTCGTCAACGCGGTCCCCGACAACTGGCCCATGGCCCTCCATCTCTCCGAAGGTGCGATTCACGCCGTCCAGACCCCCTCGGCCTGGTTCGGCTACAAAACCCTCAACGGTATGTGCGGGAAGAGCATACTCGCCCCCATGCCGGAAGGCTCTCTTGTCCACACGGGACACTACATCGACCATGAACTGGTCTCGAACCTCAAAGCCGATACGGCGGCGCGGATCGACCGCCTCTCGTCGGGCAAGCCCCTGCGCATCCTGCTCGCCGTCGGCGGCGCCGGAGCCCAGGGCGATTTTTACGCCTCCCTTCTGCGCTGCCTCGTTCCGCTCGCGAAACAGGAAAAGGTCGCCCTTTTCATCAACGTGGGAGACCATAAGTCCGTTTTGGAAGGCTTGTTCCGCGACGTGCCGGAGCTCCACGGAGCGTATCTGCACGACGGCGACTGGGACGACGCCGCCGCCTACGCCCGCGAAGCGCTCGACGGCCCGGCGCGCGGAATGCACGTGTTCCACAACAGAGAGATTTTCTCAGCCGTCTACATCACCAACCTGCTCATGCGCGCGTCCGACATCCTCGTCACCAAGCCGAGCGAACTCGCGTTCTACCCGGTGCCCAAGCTCCACATCCGCCGCGTCGGCGGGCATGAAGCCTGGGGCGCCGTCCGCTCAGCCGAAGTAGGCGACGGAACCATCGAATGCCCGACCCCGGAACAGGCTGTGCAGATGCTCTCAGTTCTGCTCGAACACCCGGAAGCCCTCTCCCTGATGAACGCTTCCATCCTGAACGCGAACAAAGCCGGCGTGTATTCCGGCGCCTACCGATGCGTCGCGCTTGCCGCGGGAATCGAATACAAAGGAGACTCTCAATGA